The Actinomycetota bacterium genome includes the window CCAGGAAATACGTGACGATCTCTCCCTTGCCCTTGACCTGGATCGGTCCCCTCCGCTCGAACCGGTAGCGGTCCCGCAGCCGCTCCCAGGTGCGGGCGGTGACCTGGATGCAGCCGGGCGCTCCATGGGATTCCATCCGGCTGGCCGTGTTCACGGTGTCGCCCCACAGGTCGTAGCTGAAC containing:
- a CDS encoding adenylate/guanylate cyclase domain-containing protein codes for the protein FSYDLWGDTVNTASRMESHGAPGCIQVTARTWERLRDRYRFERRGPIQVKGKGEIVTYFLEGRARESS